In the Natrinema amylolyticum genome, one interval contains:
- a CDS encoding hemolysin family protein, translating to MALSPLFAVPLAAYEVPVVGIGFDQSTVTTLGVFAIVVLIGLSAFFSSSEIAMFNLPKHRLEGMIENDVPGADLVKGLKDDPHRLLVTILVGNNIVNIAMSSIATAILSIHFGGLVGVLLATFGITALVLLFGESVPKSYAVENADTWSIRIARPLKATEYLLFPLIVLFDYLTRQINRLIGSTGAIESPYVTRDEIQEMIESGEREGVLEEEEHEMLTRIFRFNNTIVKEVMTPRLDMTAVPKDASIDEAIETCIQSGHARIPVYEGSLDNVQGVVHIRDLVRDLNYGETGDDELELADLIQPTLHVPESKNVDELLSEMRENRMHMAIVIDEFGTTEGLVTMEDMIEEIIGEILEGGEEQPIETIDDETVLVRGEVNIEDVNEALDIDLPEGQEFETIAGFIFNRAGRLVEEGEEITYDGVRITVEDVENTRIMMARLKKLEVADEESETETKPEAEPLEIDENDE from the coding sequence ATGGCGTTGTCTCCGCTGTTCGCCGTTCCGTTGGCCGCCTATGAGGTTCCAGTCGTGGGTATCGGGTTCGACCAGTCCACGGTGACGACCCTCGGTGTGTTCGCAATCGTCGTCCTCATCGGGCTCTCGGCGTTTTTCTCCTCGTCCGAGATCGCGATGTTCAACCTGCCGAAACACCGCCTCGAGGGGATGATCGAGAACGATGTCCCGGGCGCGGACCTGGTCAAAGGGCTCAAGGACGACCCCCACCGGCTGCTCGTGACGATTCTGGTCGGCAACAACATCGTCAACATCGCGATGTCCTCGATCGCGACGGCGATCCTGTCGATCCACTTCGGGGGGCTGGTCGGCGTCTTGCTGGCGACGTTCGGGATCACCGCGCTCGTCCTCCTGTTCGGCGAGAGCGTCCCCAAGTCATACGCCGTCGAGAACGCGGACACGTGGTCGATTCGCATCGCGAGGCCGCTGAAGGCCACGGAGTATCTCCTCTTTCCGCTGATCGTCCTCTTCGATTACCTCACGCGCCAGATCAACAGGCTCATCGGGTCGACGGGGGCGATCGAGTCGCCGTACGTCACCCGCGACGAGATTCAGGAGATGATCGAGTCCGGCGAGCGCGAGGGCGTCTTGGAGGAAGAGGAACACGAGATGCTCACGCGGATCTTCCGCTTTAACAACACCATCGTCAAGGAGGTGATGACGCCGCGACTCGACATGACGGCGGTACCGAAAGACGCCAGTATCGACGAAGCGATCGAGACCTGTATCCAGAGCGGTCACGCCCGGATCCCGGTCTACGAGGGGAGCCTCGACAACGTCCAGGGCGTCGTTCACATCCGCGACCTCGTCCGGGACCTGAACTACGGCGAGACCGGCGACGACGAACTCGAGCTCGCGGATCTCATCCAGCCGACGCTGCACGTCCCCGAGTCCAAGAACGTCGACGAACTGCTGTCCGAGATGCGGGAAAACCGGATGCACATGGCGATCGTCATCGACGAGTTCGGCACCACCGAGGGGCTGGTGACGATGGAGGACATGATCGAGGAGATCATCGGCGAGATCTTAGAGGGGGGCGAGGAACAGCCGATCGAGACCATCGACGACGAAACCGTCCTCGTCCGCGGCGAGGTCAACATCGAGGACGTCAACGAGGCCCTCGACATCGACCTTCCCGAGGGCCAGGAGTTCGAGACCATCGCCGGCTTCATCTTTAACCGTGCCGGCCGACTCGTCGAGGAGGGCGAAGAGATCACCTACGACGGCGTCCGCATCACCGTCGAAGACGTCGAGAACACCCGGATCATGATGGCCCGTCTCAAGAAACTCGAGGTAGCTGACGAGGAGAGCGAGACGGAGACGAAACCCGAGGCCGAACCCCTCGAGATCGACGAAAACGACGAGTGA
- a CDS encoding glutaredoxin family protein: protein MSETAEPPITFYRLQGCPYCERVTRLLNQYDLDYRSRFVEPMHSERNVVKRVAGVRTVPVVVDENTGVTMAESANIVDYLESTYGEGDRPDAAAAGAGGDD from the coding sequence ATGAGTGAGACCGCCGAGCCACCGATCACGTTCTACCGGCTCCAGGGCTGTCCGTACTGCGAGCGGGTCACCCGACTGCTAAATCAGTACGACCTGGATTACCGGTCTCGGTTCGTCGAACCGATGCACTCCGAACGCAATGTCGTCAAACGCGTCGCCGGCGTCCGAACCGTTCCCGTCGTCGTCGACGAGAACACGGGCGTTACGATGGCCGAGAGCGCCAACATCGTCGACTATCTCGAGTCGACCTACGGCGAGGGCGACCGCCCCGACGCGGCCGCGGCGGGCGCGGGAGGTGACGACTGA
- a CDS encoding redoxin domain-containing protein → MPEFDVVELGPTDHPEPGEEAPDFTRPLVTDEFWEDRTLSELVGEADGRTILVFTPMTGSFVAKYVWDELTDRNWDDRAGRVVGVTASTPYGVKRFLGDNDYPFTFFTDPNNEVADSYGIAHDLDGMTGLSEPRVAFFALDGDRTVEGAWVATDWPDFPDYDALESELGLE, encoded by the coding sequence ATGCCGGAGTTCGACGTCGTCGAGTTGGGACCGACGGACCACCCCGAACCCGGCGAGGAGGCCCCCGACTTCACCCGACCGCTCGTCACCGACGAGTTCTGGGAGGACCGGACCCTCTCGGAACTCGTCGGCGAGGCCGACGGCCGAACGATCCTCGTCTTCACGCCGATGACCGGCTCGTTTGTCGCCAAGTACGTCTGGGACGAGTTGACGGACCGAAACTGGGACGATCGCGCGGGACGGGTCGTCGGCGTCACGGCATCGACCCCCTACGGCGTCAAGCGGTTCCTCGGGGACAACGACTACCCCTTCACGTTCTTTACCGATCCGAACAACGAGGTCGCCGACTCGTACGGCATCGCCCACGACCTCGACGGGATGACCGGCCTCAGTGAACCCCGCGTCGCCTTCTTCGCGCTCGACGGCGATCGCACGGTCGAGGGCGCGTGGGTCGCCACCGACTGGCCCGACTTCCCCGACTACGACGCCCTCGAGTCCGAACTCGGGCTCGAGTGA
- a CDS encoding L-threonylcarbamoyladenylate synthase: MSEFDRAAEAIADGNLVVYPTETVYGLAADALDPAAVERVFEVKGRDRSKPISFAVPSVPSALQHVHATERERQFMGTFLPGPVTVLCRRREAVPDELTEGRDRVGVRVPDHAVALRLCERAGTPITSTSANVSGRESARRPADLDPEIREAAAVVLDGGETDGGTESTVVDVSSETIHRRGAMADEIEAWLEDS; this comes from the coding sequence ATGAGCGAGTTCGACCGCGCGGCCGAGGCGATCGCGGACGGGAACCTCGTCGTCTACCCGACCGAGACGGTCTACGGCCTCGCCGCGGACGCCCTTGACCCCGCCGCCGTCGAGCGGGTCTTCGAAGTGAAAGGCCGGGACCGCTCGAAGCCGATCTCCTTCGCGGTGCCCTCGGTCCCGTCTGCGCTGCAACACGTCCACGCGACCGAGCGGGAACGGCAGTTCATGGGAACGTTTCTCCCCGGCCCCGTGACGGTCCTCTGTCGGCGACGCGAGGCCGTCCCGGACGAACTCACGGAAGGGCGAGACCGCGTCGGGGTCCGGGTACCGGACCACGCGGTCGCGCTGCGGCTCTGTGAGCGGGCCGGAACGCCGATCACGTCGACCAGCGCGAACGTCAGCGGCCGTGAGAGCGCCCGACGGCCCGCAGACCTCGATCCCGAGATTCGGGAGGCGGCCGCGGTCGTCCTCGACGGGGGCGAGACCGACGGCGGGACCGAGAGCACCGTCGTCGACGTCTCGAGCGAAACGATCCACCGACGGGGCGCGATGGCCGACGAGATCGAGGCCTGGCTCGAGGACTCGTAA
- a CDS encoding CRISPR-associated protein Cas4, producing the protein MTRALVSFSDLRTAAYCPRKCYYQRRQADEDREPPPEVDSIRVLATRYDELLEAPSGTLESEPIAVPAVRYRDRLGATRDRLADAGQWDRLCEPADREVFATGRDCRGVVHKVLADPLEPALISSGEPPENGVWESQSVHAVAAAKALAWEHQQSVDRAWLEYPAYGVIRSLELTTRRKAQYRSALRAVRELDGPPARTTNRSKCESCEFAAECGVKTRTLRSLLGFE; encoded by the coding sequence GTGACCCGCGCGCTCGTCTCGTTCAGCGATCTGCGGACCGCCGCCTACTGCCCGCGGAAGTGTTACTATCAGCGGAGGCAGGCCGACGAGGACCGCGAGCCGCCGCCCGAGGTCGACTCGATCCGAGTGCTCGCGACCCGCTACGACGAACTGCTCGAGGCCCCGTCGGGAACCCTCGAGTCGGAGCCGATCGCCGTCCCGGCCGTTCGCTACCGCGATCGACTGGGCGCGACCCGCGACCGACTCGCGGACGCGGGCCAGTGGGACCGCCTCTGCGAACCCGCCGACCGAGAGGTGTTCGCGACCGGCCGCGACTGTCGCGGCGTCGTTCACAAGGTGCTCGCCGATCCGCTCGAGCCGGCGCTGATTTCGTCCGGGGAGCCGCCCGAAAACGGCGTCTGGGAGTCCCAGTCCGTTCACGCGGTCGCGGCCGCGAAGGCGCTGGCCTGGGAGCACCAGCAGTCGGTCGATCGGGCCTGGCTCGAGTATCCGGCCTACGGTGTGATTCGGTCGCTCGAGTTGACGACGCGACGGAAGGCGCAGTATCGGAGCGCGCTCCGGGCGGTCCGCGAGTTAGACGGTCCGCCGGCGCGGACGACCAACCGCTCGAAGTGCGAGTCCTGCGAGTTCGCGGCCGAATGTGGGGTCAAGACGCGGACCCTGCGGTCGTTGCTGGGGTTCGAATAG
- a CDS encoding conditioned medium-induced protein 4, whose translation MNDKTEELRDIFTNVTDGEETVTESQENTRGSIERDERSDEERLESVVQQMRERYEFETPLSNDDLLTVARGFYDDRSDEEIADELGVDADEVFEARLSLHLVAEDDADEVDLVAIRDREEDDATLAEEYDVSEARIRRYRRVAAAEDQSRAANDRYRDEFDSILADADLSERMTSDLREDGLEDATEGMETEVDF comes from the coding sequence ATGAACGATAAAACCGAAGAACTCCGGGATATCTTCACCAACGTCACCGACGGCGAGGAGACCGTCACCGAATCGCAGGAGAACACCCGCGGCTCGATCGAGCGAGACGAGCGATCGGACGAGGAACGCCTCGAGAGCGTCGTCCAGCAGATGCGCGAGCGCTACGAGTTCGAGACGCCCCTCTCGAACGATGATTTGCTCACGGTCGCCAGGGGCTTCTACGACGACCGAAGCGACGAGGAGATCGCCGACGAACTGGGCGTCGACGCCGACGAGGTCTTCGAGGCCCGACTGTCGCTCCACCTCGTGGCCGAGGACGACGCCGACGAGGTCGACCTCGTGGCAATCCGCGACCGCGAGGAAGACGACGCGACGCTGGCCGAGGAGTACGACGTCAGCGAGGCTCGGATCCGCCGCTACCGCCGGGTCGCGGCGGCAGAGGACCAGTCTCGAGCGGCGAACGACCGCTACCGCGACGAGTTCGACAGTATCCTCGCCGACGCCGACCTCTCCGAACGCATGACGTCCGATCTCCGCGAGGACGGCCTCGAGGACGCGACAGAGGGGATGGAGACCGAGGTCGACTTCTAA
- a CDS encoding (Fe-S)-binding protein: MNAFAQSDVARETYWGITSVEYAVFYLLAFTAIAVFTYGVYQRFSRYAAGDDDSFPRLDDLQNRIASATKIAFSNEKQFNRDLYGGLMHSFILWGFLTLFVATLILMAEEYAAQKLLHMSFWNGDFYLAYQFMVDALGLLFVVGIGMAMYRRYWVRNHRLWDRHTSTEDDAFIWTLFALGVGGFLLEGLRVYSAGIPDHEIVSFVSYGMALGFDAIGLPTLGAQEAGLNGGGLNVENLHWLAWWSHSLLAFFFIAWIPYAKPFHMISSFANVVTRDEKAGQRLPNVPSDLDATNAESIDDFTWKEILDQDACTKCGRCSSVCPAKASDRPLDPRNVILDLKSYREDLDAGGEEQPIIADGGTSVINSETMESCMACMACMDACPVEIEHLKSFTRLNRQMTDQGDVAPSMQDVFQNVMQNGNTFGDSPRNRGDWADELEFDVTDAREEEVDYLWYVGDFPSYDERNKQVARSLATILKEADVSFGILFDDEKFDGNDIRRVGEELLYVELAGHHVETWEDCEFDKIVCTDPHSYNTFKNEYPEVNFDEFADDPMMPFEYEEQWNEDGEIDVLHWTQAVEELVADGKLDLSGTELDYTVTYHDPCHLGRYNDEYEAPRELIKATGCTLDEMPRNRSNSFCCGGGGGGLWMDFEEEPKPSEERIREALEDTDAGSGIEKFVVACPMCMTMYEDGRKTGDYEDEIEIVDVAELIVEAIGKEDEAQVEVAAD; the protein is encoded by the coding sequence ATGAACGCCTTCGCACAGTCAGACGTAGCCAGGGAGACGTACTGGGGGATCACCAGCGTCGAGTACGCGGTGTTTTACCTCCTCGCGTTTACCGCTATCGCCGTCTTCACGTACGGCGTCTATCAGCGGTTCTCCCGCTACGCTGCGGGTGACGACGATTCGTTCCCGCGGCTCGACGATCTGCAGAACCGCATCGCGAGCGCGACCAAGATCGCGTTCTCGAACGAGAAACAGTTCAACAGGGACCTCTACGGCGGACTGATGCACTCGTTTATTCTGTGGGGATTCCTGACGCTGTTCGTCGCGACGCTCATCCTGATGGCCGAGGAGTACGCCGCACAGAAGCTCCTCCACATGTCGTTCTGGAACGGTGACTTCTATCTCGCCTACCAGTTCATGGTCGACGCACTGGGGCTCCTGTTCGTCGTCGGCATCGGGATGGCGATGTACCGACGCTACTGGGTTCGCAACCACCGTCTCTGGGACCGACACACCTCCACCGAGGACGATGCCTTCATCTGGACCCTGTTCGCGCTCGGCGTCGGTGGCTTCCTCCTCGAGGGGCTACGCGTCTACAGCGCCGGCATTCCGGACCACGAGATCGTCAGCTTCGTCTCCTACGGCATGGCACTCGGCTTCGACGCGATCGGACTCCCGACGCTGGGGGCCCAAGAGGCCGGGCTCAACGGTGGCGGCCTGAACGTCGAGAACCTCCACTGGCTCGCGTGGTGGTCCCACTCGCTGCTCGCGTTCTTCTTCATCGCGTGGATCCCCTACGCCAAGCCGTTCCACATGATCTCCTCGTTCGCGAACGTCGTCACGCGCGACGAGAAAGCGGGACAGCGCCTGCCCAACGTCCCCTCGGATCTGGACGCGACCAACGCCGAGTCCATCGACGACTTCACCTGGAAGGAAATTCTGGATCAGGACGCCTGTACCAAGTGCGGCCGCTGTTCTTCGGTCTGTCCCGCCAAGGCCTCCGACCGGCCGCTGGATCCGCGAAACGTGATCCTCGACCTGAAGTCCTACCGCGAGGATCTCGACGCCGGCGGCGAGGAGCAACCTATCATCGCCGACGGCGGCACGAGCGTCATCAACTCGGAGACCATGGAGTCCTGTATGGCCTGTATGGCCTGTATGGACGCTTGTCCCGTCGAAATCGAACACCTCAAGAGCTTCACCCGACTCAACCGCCAGATGACCGACCAGGGCGACGTCGCTCCCAGCATGCAGGACGTCTTCCAGAACGTCATGCAGAACGGCAATACGTTCGGCGACTCGCCGCGCAACCGGGGCGACTGGGCCGACGAACTCGAGTTCGACGTCACGGACGCCCGCGAGGAGGAGGTCGACTACCTCTGGTACGTCGGGGACTTCCCGAGTTACGACGAGCGCAACAAGCAGGTCGCCCGCTCGCTGGCGACCATCCTCAAGGAAGCCGACGTCAGCTTCGGCATCCTCTTCGACGACGAGAAGTTCGATGGTAACGACATCCGCCGCGTCGGCGAGGAACTGCTCTACGTCGAACTGGCCGGCCACCACGTCGAGACGTGGGAAGACTGCGAGTTCGACAAGATCGTCTGTACGGACCCCCACTCCTACAACACGTTCAAGAACGAGTATCCGGAGGTCAACTTCGACGAGTTCGCCGACGACCCCATGATGCCCTTCGAGTACGAAGAGCAGTGGAACGAAGACGGCGAGATCGACGTGCTCCACTGGACCCAGGCCGTCGAGGAGCTCGTCGCCGACGGGAAGCTCGATCTGTCGGGCACCGAACTCGACTACACGGTCACCTACCACGACCCGTGTCATCTGGGCCGGTACAACGACGAGTACGAGGCTCCGCGCGAACTCATCAAAGCGACGGGCTGTACGTTAGACGAGATGCCCCGCAACCGCAGCAACTCCTTCTGCTGTGGCGGCGGCGGTGGCGGCCTCTGGATGGACTTCGAAGAAGAGCCCAAACCCAGCGAGGAGCGGATTCGAGAAGCGCTCGAGGACACCGACGCCGGCAGCGGTATCGAGAAGTTCGTCGTCGCCTGTCCGATGTGCATGACGATGTACGAGGACGGTCGCAAGACCGGCGACTACGAGGACGAGATCGAGATCGTCGACGTCGCCGAACTCATCGTCGAGGCCATCGGCAAGGAAGACGAAGCGCAGGTCGAAGTCGCTGCCGACTGA
- a CDS encoding type 1 glutamine amidotransferase — protein sequence MSQLRIAVLNAAHRDENTTRNFRRELDASLAEFDATDGTVPDGFDYDGAVVTGSRSSVYWDDEWMAPVKEWVGDAIDRGIPFLGVCWGHQLLADVLGGTVADMGVYEVGYSEIEQTAESRLFDGIDETFTAFTSHSDAVTELPPGAEPLAENDYSNHGFRKDRVFGVQFHPEYDMRTARELVHRKELSDERLESILGQITEANYREACEAKLVFDNFLEFVREVRAGDLAADATKQEPSAGVGRSD from the coding sequence ATGAGTCAACTGCGAATCGCCGTCCTGAACGCGGCTCATCGGGACGAGAACACGACGCGGAACTTCCGGCGCGAACTCGACGCCTCGCTGGCGGAGTTCGACGCCACCGACGGGACGGTCCCGGACGGCTTCGACTACGACGGCGCCGTCGTCACCGGCTCCCGGTCGTCGGTCTACTGGGACGACGAGTGGATGGCACCGGTCAAGGAGTGGGTCGGCGACGCGATCGATCGCGGGATCCCCTTCCTCGGCGTCTGTTGGGGCCACCAGCTGCTCGCCGACGTCCTCGGCGGCACCGTCGCGGACATGGGCGTCTACGAGGTCGGCTACAGCGAGATCGAGCAGACCGCAGAGTCGCGGCTGTTCGACGGGATCGACGAGACCTTCACCGCCTTCACCAGCCACTCCGACGCGGTCACCGAGCTCCCGCCCGGTGCCGAGCCTCTCGCCGAGAACGACTACTCCAACCACGGCTTCCGTAAGGACCGGGTCTTCGGCGTCCAGTTCCACCCCGAGTACGACATGCGAACCGCCCGGGAACTCGTCCACCGCAAGGAACTCTCCGACGAACGCCTCGAGTCGATCCTCGGCCAGATCACCGAGGCGAACTACCGCGAGGCCTGCGAGGCGAAACTCGTCTTCGACAACTTCCTCGAGTTCGTCCGCGAGGTGAGGGCCGGCGATCTCGCCGCCGACGCGACAAAGCAGGAGCCATCGGCCGGCGTCGGCCGATCCGACTGA
- a CDS encoding class I adenylate-forming enzyme family protein, with amino-acid sequence MDVPVVTLSLARRAEQFPDRTAVVDISERRLYAPAETIHEDRVSYDELSTIATRTAERLAALDIGSDDTVCLVTRNRVAALALFFACRRLGATFAPISHLLTPASVERPFDVLEPDIVVSEAAQRDLVRSIPFDRAVTLEELAETDRADVDVDEQPSGANPALAVHGDSGRPIAGYSAETIERNCETGVAAWGLAANDTVPLTSRLSAVDGLVRVALSVLYVGGTLLLDRAFDPGDAATAIVEEGATLLPGRETTLRDIAAESGFDAAADSLERAICAAPVADDVIAAYRDRDVPVARVYGRLECPTALSTGFADDSTATDVDGSPVGRPVAECRARLVDDETVLDGAAEGRLQLSGPMVADGYVNAAGTDDENWYEPAELESDDYDEAEDRGRFAGDWFDTGDRFRRDETGVYYSSH; translated from the coding sequence GTGGACGTCCCAGTCGTGACTCTCTCGCTGGCGCGTCGGGCCGAGCAGTTCCCGGATCGGACGGCGGTCGTCGATATCTCCGAGCGGCGGCTGTACGCGCCCGCGGAGACGATTCACGAGGATCGTGTCTCCTACGACGAACTCTCGACGATCGCGACGCGGACGGCCGAACGGCTCGCGGCGCTGGACATCGGCTCGGACGACACCGTCTGTCTCGTCACGCGAAACCGGGTCGCCGCACTCGCGCTGTTTTTCGCCTGCCGACGCCTCGGGGCGACGTTCGCGCCGATCTCACACCTGTTGACGCCGGCGTCCGTCGAGCGCCCCTTCGACGTCTTAGAGCCCGATATCGTCGTCTCGGAAGCGGCCCAGCGTGATCTGGTGCGATCGATCCCGTTCGATCGGGCGGTGACGCTCGAGGAACTCGCCGAGACGGACCGTGCCGATGTCGACGTCGACGAGCAGCCGTCGGGAGCGAATCCGGCGCTGGCCGTCCACGGCGATTCGGGTCGCCCGATCGCCGGCTACTCAGCCGAGACTATCGAGCGCAACTGCGAAACGGGCGTCGCGGCGTGGGGGCTCGCCGCGAACGATACCGTTCCGCTTACCTCGCGACTGTCGGCCGTGGACGGTCTCGTCCGGGTCGCGCTGTCGGTGCTGTACGTCGGCGGGACGCTCCTGCTCGACCGCGCCTTCGACCCCGGCGACGCCGCGACCGCGATCGTCGAGGAGGGGGCGACGCTGCTGCCCGGCCGGGAGACGACCCTCCGCGATATCGCGGCCGAATCCGGCTTCGACGCGGCCGCCGACTCGCTCGAGCGGGCGATCTGTGCGGCCCCGGTCGCGGACGACGTGATCGCGGCATACCGGGACCGCGACGTCCCGGTCGCGCGGGTCTACGGCCGCCTCGAGTGTCCGACCGCGCTGAGCACCGGCTTCGCGGACGATTCGACCGCGACCGACGTCGACGGCTCTCCCGTCGGGCGACCGGTTGCGGAGTGCCGGGCGCGATTAGTCGACGACGAGACGGTCCTCGACGGAGCGGCCGAGGGGCGACTCCAGCTGTCGGGACCGATGGTCGCCGACGGCTACGTGAACGCTGCCGGTACCGACGACGAGAACTGGTACGAGCCGGCCGAACTCGAGAGCGACGACTACGACGAGGCCGAGGACCGCGGTCGATTCGCGGGCGATTGGTTCGACACGGGCGACCGGTTCCGCCGGGACGAGACGGGGGTCTATTATAGTAGCCACTGA
- a CDS encoding alpha/beta fold hydrolase, translating to MPTATNGTTSLYYDRAGEGDPVVFVPEAGLGGWLWGWQHAAVAGPHEAVVWDLRGTGRSDAPPGPYDLETLVADLEAILADCEFRNAHLVGCGLGGAIALRAARTSSRVETLTLFGTAARSAAFDLEPLFASPADPDALRRSLEAGFSEDFLEAQPDVLEGIVDWRADGDADREGWEAQTAALEGFDATDWLVEVTQPTRVIHGGADELVSPAAGEELARGLPRGEFGRLEGAGHLCFVERSRTVNDRLLGFLEAQTDDPE from the coding sequence ATGCCCACTGCAACGAACGGGACCACCTCGCTGTACTACGATCGCGCGGGGGAGGGCGACCCCGTCGTCTTCGTCCCCGAGGCCGGACTCGGCGGCTGGCTGTGGGGCTGGCAACACGCCGCCGTCGCCGGTCCCCACGAGGCCGTCGTCTGGGACCTCCGCGGAACGGGTCGTTCCGACGCGCCGCCCGGTCCCTACGACCTCGAGACGCTCGTCGCCGACCTCGAGGCGATCCTCGCCGACTGCGAGTTCCGCAACGCCCACCTCGTGGGCTGCGGGCTCGGCGGCGCGATCGCGCTCCGGGCGGCCCGGACCTCGAGTCGCGTCGAGACGCTGACGTTGTTCGGAACCGCGGCTCGGAGCGCTGCATTCGACCTCGAACCGCTCTTCGCGTCGCCGGCCGATCCGGACGCGCTCCGCCGGTCGCTCGAGGCGGGGTTCTCCGAAGACTTCCTCGAGGCCCAGCCCGACGTGCTAGAGGGGATCGTCGACTGGCGAGCCGACGGCGACGCGGACCGCGAGGGCTGGGAGGCGCAGACCGCGGCGCTCGAGGGCTTCGACGCGACGGACTGGCTGGTCGAGGTGACCCAACCGACGCGGGTGATCCACGGCGGTGCGGACGAACTCGTGTCGCCGGCGGCCGGAGAGGAGCTGGCGCGCGGGCTTCCCCGCGGGGAGTTCGGACGGCTCGAGGGCGCGGGGCATCTCTGTTTCGTCGAGCGCTCGCGGACGGTCAACGATCGGCTGCTCGGCTTTCTCGAGGCACAGACCGACGATCCGGAGTGA